The genomic segment CTCCAGCCGCACGTAGCCCGCATTGAGCGCCTCGATTTCATCATGCGACCATTGCTTCGCATTGAGATCGCCCAATGCCTCGGCCTGCTCGCGCGGAATCACCAGCACGTAGAACGGAATGGACTTGTCGATGAGCAATCCTTCGCTGAGGCGATCCGGCAAGAAGACCTGTAGCGCCGCGCGCCGGGTGGTGGTGTTCTCGGTAAATTTGAACTGACTCAAGCGCGCTTGATTGCCCGCATCGATGAAATAACGGTTGATCGCCGCCGGCAGATTGACCACCTCGAGCTTGAAGGTGTTGTTCTCGCCGCTGAACAATTCCAGCGTGAAATCGAAGGTCGCCTTGCCGCCCAGCTCCGCCTCCTGCGAGAATTGCTCGGATTGCAGCACGACTTTGTTGACGGTGGCATCTTTTTGCAGAAAAATCTTCGGGCTGCGCTGCGTGCCGCTGCCGTAGGTCACGTTCACCGTCACCGCATCGAGATCCTGCAGCAGCATGAAATCGAGCGTCACCGGCCGGCCGAATTGCAACTGCTCGATCTTGGCTTCATACGGCTGGCTGATGATGGCATTGCTTTCATTCAACAACGAGACGTACACATCGTTGATCACATCCGGCTGCAGCGAGCGGAACAATTCATCATCGATATTGAGCAGCTTGCGGTATTCCGCGCCGCCGCCGGAGGCGTTCTCCAGCGTCAGCTTCACATGCTTGCGGCCTTCTTTGTTTTGATACTTTACCGCCTTGGCGACGGCGACGTATTGCTTTTCAAAAAGAACGGCGAGCAGCGATTGCTGATAATTCACCTCGGCGTCGGCCAGCAGATTGCGTGCGCGGTCGAGTTCCAATTTCGAAATCAGGTTCTTCTCGAAAAGCTGCTGCTTCTGCTCGAACTCGGCGCGGGCATATTCAAACGCTTCCTTCGCGCGCTTGAGGCCGAGCAGGCGATATTGATCGTCGCGCTGATTGAACGGGTTGGTTTGTGCGCCCGCCGTAATCGTGTACACAAAGACGGCATAAAACAGCACACGGGCCGCTCGCACGAGAGTTCGCTTCACGCTGAAACGAGATATTTTTGCTGCTGCTGACAAATGAGATTTCATGGCGCTTCAATTTTCCAAACGTGGCAGCCGGCCGCGAATTTGCCGGCCGACTTTTTCCGCGCTGGGCGGATCATAATTTGACAATACGATTAACGTGTAACCGCTGTCAACGTCCATATCCAAAATGGCATTGATTCCCGGCGCGCCGCCGGCGATGCCTAAATTGCCTTCGGTAATTGGTACAGTTGCTTTTTGGGCGTGCGCTAGTGGCGCAGAATCCATTCCCGAGAGAAGCCATTTTGTATACTCGCTGCTCAACAGCTTCAAATTCTGCAACGCAAGCGTGAACTTGAGCAAGTCTTCCGCAGTTGAGTAACCGCCGCCCGCGGAGCTGCCACGCGCCGGTTTCGTGTAGACATTGCTACGCCGCTCTCCGCTGCCGCCCGCGCGCAAGGTATAGCCGGTCGCAAGATTCGGCACTATCGCATCGGCTTCAAAGGAGCCGGTATTCTCCATGCCTGCGGGTTTGAAAATATGCGCGCGGACATAATCGAAATAATCTTCACCGGAAACGGCTTCAATGATCGCGCCCAGCACGATATAACCGCCGTTCGAATATTGCCGCCGCGTTCCCGGCTCAAAAGCAAGCGGATCGCCGGCGAATAAAGGCAGATAATCTTTTAGCGTGCGCAGCCGGTCTTTGGGCAAATTGGCATATTTGTCATTGAAAATATCGCCGATGCCGGATGACATGTTGAGAAGATGCAAGATCGTCACTTTCTCGGCGGCTTGCTGATTAGGATAATCCGGCAGGTGTTTACCGATGGGATCATCGAACGCCAGCCTGCCTTGTTCTGCAAGCTGGCAAATCGCGATCTTGGTGAAGATCTTGTTGATCGACCCAAGATTGAATTTGGTATCGACACGATTGAAAGCCTGATAAGCTTGACTCGCGAAGCCGTAGGCTCTTTGAAAAACCGGCTTGCCATTCTTGGCCAATAACACTACGCCGGAGAACTCATCGGCTTGCACAAGTTCATCCAAATACGCGCTTACATCATTCACCAGCTCGAGTTCTGAGTTCGGCGCCGGGGAATCTGAAACAGACTCATCACCGGCCTCCGTCTGATCGATGCTGAGGCTCGTGATTTTGTGCGGGGCTGCTGCCTCAAAATTAAAATCACAGCGCAACCATTCACCGTTAGCCGCAGCGACCAGAATGGAGATTGCATCATTCTTGGCCTGCAACACGCGGCGCAGCGTCAACCGGCCGAGATTGCCGTGAATCTGGCGATACATTTGCAAACGTTCAGCTTCCGAACGGCGTTGCAATATCGTTGAAGCAAAATTCTTGCTTTGAAATTCGCGTACGGCAGCTTCGTCGCCGGAATTGAAAGACTCAATATATGCGGCAACGCGACGGCCTGCCGCGCTCTCCGGAAGCTTATTCTGCGGCGTGTCGGTTTGCGCTACGGTCGCAACGTTGAACGCAAACAAAATCGCCCAGTATGTCACGGCAGACGAATTTGACAAAAAGAACCGCGCGCAGAGTCGCAACGCCGTAGAGAATCGCAAGGATAAGCCCGGCGTGGGCTTTGTGTCCCGGCGCGTTGGCGTGAGAGTTCCTACAGCTTTTGCAGAAAGAAACGTTGTGCGCAATTTCATGTCATGATCTCAGTTTGAAAAAGTTTTGCGGACGCCGCGCTACTGCCGCACTTCTCGTCGAATCGTCGCGCCGGCGGGGGCATCCGGCTTGACCAGCGAGGCCGTCATGGCTTTATCGCCGCGGCGATAGTGCAGCTTGAGCTTCGCGCCGACGGCGATTTTTTCATACAATTCGCCAAGCTGCACGGCGGATTTGATTTTTTCGCCATTCAATGCCAGAATCACGTCGTCTTTTTTAATGCCAGCGCTGCCGATCACCTGGCTGGCATTCGGCATCAGGTCAAGCACGCGCACCTCGCCGCCCGCTTTGCTGCCGGCGATAATGCCCAGGCCGGGCAGCGGCGCGACATCTCCGGTAAACTCCCGGCCGCCCATCATGATGCGGCGCGTGGGACCGGCCTGGCCGCCCGCATTGTCGCTGTCCATCACCATCATCATACGTTGGGGCAAATCTTTGGGATCAGCTTTGGCAAAGGAGGCAATGAAGCGTTCTTCCTTGCGCTTGATGCCGAGTTTCACTTCTTCACCCGCTTTGAGGCCGTTATAAATTTCTTCGATCTCTTTGGCGGATTTCACGCGCTTGGCGTTCATCATCAAAATCAAATCCCCGCTTTGCAGATCGATGTCTTTGTAAGCCTTGGGGCGATGCTCGGCAGGCAATACCGCTTCGACTTTGATCTCTTTTTCCCCGCCGATGATCACCGCGCCCAACTCCGGCAGATTGAAGACGCCTCCCGGCCCGGCGGCCATGCTTGTGAAGGTGAATGAGCGTCCGCCGGTCGAATCGCGCACAACGGTTCTTTCTTGCGCGGCCGCGGAAACAATAGTCAAGATCAGGATCATTGCCGCCAGTTTTTTGGTGAAGATAAGTCGCATGGATTTCTCCTTTTGTTGATGAATTTTCATGGTTATATTTGCACCAGAAATGTTCGCGATATTGTTTCATGCTGATTCGAAACTTCTCATGCATTGCACTCTTTGACGGCACAAAATAGCCAATTGTTTTGCCCGGCCATAGTTAAAGAGTGTTAGAAAGTGTTAAGAAGTGTTAAATCGGAAGATTTTTGCGGCGAGATGATATACATTAGTGGCAAGATTTTCCATGGACGATTTGCTGCGGCCAAGTCGCAGCATGATCCGTTCTATACACAAGCAAAGTCACGGCCAAGCCGTGCCTGATCAAGTATTCGCATGCGATTAAAACAAAAAACCATCGGCGCGATCGCGCTGCTCACGACCCTGGCATTGCTGGGCCTTGTTCTCGTGCAGTTTCAATTGCTGCGCAACGCCGTGCAGTTGAAAGAACAAGCCTTCCGTGAGAATGTGCAGGATGCTTTGAACAAAATTGTCGACAAGCTCGAAACACGTGAGACGGTTGGGAAAGTATTCAGCATTGCGCTGGATGCGGAGCGCCCGGCGCACAAAGGCATGCTGAAAATCCAGGCCATGGCGATTGCAGACACCTTGATCGAGGTCGATAGCCTGCCAAGCAACGAGGATATACTTTTCCCGCGCCAACCGCTCAAGGTCGAAGGAAGCAAAATCACCTATACCCTGCCTTCGCGGCAGCAGGTCAGCTTGCGCATCTTCGACGCGCTGGGCCGGGAGGACACCGTGCTGGTCGATGCGCTTCAACCTGCAGGAACGTACCATGTTTTTGTCGATTCCTCGCGCTACAACACCGGCGAATATTTTTACAAATTCACGGCAGACAGTTCTTCCACTGTCTTGCGCTTCAAGGATGGCACAGCCGGCGGCGCGTTGCCGGGCACGCTCGCCTTTGAAAAAAGAGAAGAGATCGTCTGGCGCGTACTCAACAGATTGGCGCCGGCGCAACACGATCCCATCGCAAAACGCCTGGCACCCGCAAAGTTGGATTCGATCATCGCCTATCAACTCAATGAAAACGGCATTGCGCTCGAATATGCGTATGGCGTGATCGCAGCCCCTGACAGCATTAGCCTGGCGACGCCGGCGCATTATCAGCAAAACTTGCGGGCTTCGCCCTTCAAGAGCCGTTTGTTTCCGCACGATCTGTTTGCGCCGCGCAGCGATCTGGTACTGTTTTTCCCGTCGCAGCGTCTTTATTTATTGAAACAAGTCAGTGCGCCCCTGGCAGCCACCGTGATTTTAATGGCGATCATTGTGTTCTGCTTCGTTTTCACCATCCGCACGATTTTCAAGCAGAAGCGCTTCACAACGCAGATCACGGATTTCATCAACAATATGACGCACGAGTTCAAAACGCCGATTTCGACCATTGCGCTTGCCAGCGAGGCATTGCAGAAACCGGAAGTGGGGCAACAGCCTGAGCGGCTGCTGCGCTACAGCCGCATCATTCATGATGAAAATCTGCGCATGCGCCATCAAGTCGACAAAATATTGCAAATGGCAATTCTGGAGGAAGGCGACTATGAGTTGAGCCTGGCGCCGGTGGCGGTTCACAACATCATCTCGCAAGCGGTGGAAAACATTGCCTTGCAAATTGAGAATCGTAAAGGCCGGATTACGTGCAAGCTGGAGGCCGGGCGTGATGTGATCGAAGCCGATGCCGTGCATCTGGCGAACATCGTTCATAATTTGCTGGAGAACGCCAACAAATATTCGCCGCACGCGCCGCAGATCGTTATCTCAACGGAAAATCACGACGGCGGCATCAACCTTGTGATCGCGGATCAAGGCCGTGGCATCAAACCTGAAGATCAAAAAATGGTTTTTGAAAAATATTATCGCGTACACACCGGCAACGTGCACGACGTCAAGGGATTCGGTTTGGGCTTGAGTTATGTTAAGCTGATGGTGGAAGCGCACGGCGGTCGCGTGGCGCTGGAGAGTGAATACCAAAAGGGCACGGCCGTGAAAATTTTTCTACCGTTCACGCAACCGCAAAAAGGTTCAGCCGCGGTTTGACCGCGGCTTTTGTGGTTTTAACGCGGGATGCGCGCTACGGCTTGGCCGTAGTATGACGGGGCCGGCAAAGGGAAGAATTATGGATCCTAAAAGAATACTCCTGTTGGAAGACGATCCCAATCTCGGATTTCTTCTGCAAGAAAATCTCGAATTGCAGGGCTTTGCCGTGCGCCGCTGCGTCAACGGCGTCGAAGGCGGCGCCGCCTATCAGGCGGAGAAATTCGATCTCTGCCTGGTGGATATCATGATGCCGCAAAAAGACGGCTTCATGTTCGCGGCAGAATTGCGTGAACGCGATCAAAATACTCCGATCATTTTTCTCACGGCGAAATCTTTGAAAGAAGATAAAATCGCGGGATTCAAGATCGGCTGCGACGATTACATCACCAAGCCGTTCAGCCTGGAGGAGCTGGTGTTGCGCATTCAGGCGGTGCTCAAACGCGTCGCGCCTGACGCCGCTTCGCCCGCTGAAACCGGGCAATTTCTTCTGGGACGTTACGTGTTCGACAGCGTGCGGCACACGCTGCAGCTCGGCGGACAACAGCAAAAACTCACACAAAAAGAGGCGGAGCTGCTGCGCCTGCTCTGCTTGCACGTGAATCACGTGTTGGAGCGGGAAGTGGCCTTGCGCTTGATCTGGGGCGACAACAGCTACTTCAACGGCCGCAGCATGGATGTTTTTATTTCAAAACTGCGAAAATATCTCGGCGAAGACAAAGGCATCGAAATCATGAATGTGCACGGCAAGGGATTCAAGCTGGTGGTGCAGCCCCACAGAAAGCAATGATTGCCGATTTTCCGGCATGTGTGCAAATTCCAAGCAGAGAGATGAACCTATAGACAAAGGATTCAAATGAAAAAAATCTCTTATGTGATCTTCAGTTTTCTGCTGTCAAGCTCCGCAAATTCCCAGACATTTCAGAACTTCATCAGCCGTGTCACAAATGCCCCTCAAGCACAACGCGATGCCCTCGTTGACAGCTTCATGGCCGCCAACCCGGTGTTGCCGTTACGCGAAAATGATATGGCGCATTTTATCTATCGCGGCACGGCAACGCGCGTAAATGTGCCGGGCGATGCCAACGGCTGGGATGCGAGTGCTTTTGCCATGACCAGGCTCTCGACTACGAGTTTGTGGTATCACAGCCGCACGTTCGAATCCGACGCGCGCCTGGACTACAAATTCGTGGTGAATGGCAGCAATTGGATTCTCGACCCGCGCAATCCGCACCAGGTCTCCGGCGGGTTTGGCCCCAACTCGGAGCTGCGCATGCCGGAATATGTACCGCCGCCGGAGATTCAATTCTATGCCGGCATCCCGCACGGCAGTTTGCGCGACACCTCATTCTTCAGCATCAACCTTAACAACTCGCGCACGATTCGCGTGTACACGCCGCCGGATTATGCCGCTTCGAGTGAACGTTATCCCGTGGTACTTTTCCACGATGGGCTTGAGTTCATTTCGCTCGCGCAGGCGAACAATGTCATCGATTATCTCATTTCGCAAAACCGTATTGCGCCGATCATTGCCGTGTTCGTGCCGCCTGTGAATCGCCGCGAAGAATACGCCACCAATCTGCAACATGCCTTCACGGCTTTTATTGCTACGGAAGTAATGCCCTGGGTGGATCAGCGCTACCGCACGCGCACGGATCCCGCGAGCCGTGCAGTGCTGGGCTCCTCCGACGGCGGCAATATCTCTTTGTGGCTGGGTTATGCGCATCCCGAAATATTCGGCAATATTGCCGCGCTCTCGAGCAATGTGGAAAACAACATTTCCACCGGATTTCAAAACAGCCCCAAGTTGAATTTGAAATTCTATCTCGACATGGGCACGTATGACATTGCCGTGCTCCTCACGCGCATGAATAATTTTCTTCCCATTCTGCAAGCAAAGGGGTATGTGTATCAGTATCTCGAATTTCACGAAGGCCACAGTTGGGGCAACTGGCGCGCGCATATCGACAATGCCCTCGAAATGTTCTTCCCAGGCAGCGCCGTCGGCGTGAACGAGCCAACGGAAAATCCGCCGCAGCGCTTTGGATTGCATCAAAATTATCCCAACCCGTTCAATCGTTCGACTGAGCGCTCGCGTCGAAGTCCCACCACGGCTATTGAGTATGAAATAGCGCAAGCGTCACAGATGAGCCTAGCAATTTACAACATTCAAGGCCAGCTTGTGCAGACGCTGTTTGATGGCATGCAATCCGCGGGCAGACATGCGGCGCTTTGGGAGGGTAAAAACAATTTCGGAGAAAGGCAGGCAAGCGGGATTTATTTTTATCGTTTGCAAATCGGCGGGAGGGTGGTGGACATGCGTCGTATGATTTTGTTGCGATAAGCCTCTTGTCAGGCTGATACCGGAGTAGGCTTTAGACTGCAAAATTCGGCTTGACATTTTAGCTTCGGGGTATTACTCTCCCACCGCGCTGTCAGAACAAGGATGTTTTTTCACCTGAAGGGGGTGGAATATGTTGCGGCGTGTTTTAGCTGTTCGCTTTAGCAATTTCTTTGAGAAAAAATTCAAGGCCCGAGTACACCCTGAACCGTGTGCTCGGGCTTTTTGTTTTGGTATCGGCTCGGGAGCTTGAGCAATGAAACCTTTTCGCAATTGCAACCGGTTCTTCCTGCTGTTTATGCTCGGTATGCTCATTTGCTCTTCAGAAGCACCGGCGCAATGGTCAACCGATCCGGCGCAAAATCTCAAAGTTGCTTTTGGTGGAATCAACCCGGAGATCTCCATTGATGGCGATGGCGGTTGTTTCATCGTTTGGGAAACGGGTGCCGCGGGCAATCGAAGATTATTGCGCATGCAGCATTTGAATCGCTATGGCTACAAATCCCTGCCGGAAGAGGGAATTTCTTTGGCAACCGGTGAATTCGATCAATCAACCCCGTTTTTTCTCACGTATGGCAGTGAGGGAACGGCGATTGTGCTTTTTTATGACACGCGTATGATCAATGGTCAATGGGTGGCCCGCAGTTTGGCGCAGCGGGTGGACACGACGGGCGCTTTGTTGTGGGGCAATGCTGCTGTGGAACTTTCTGAAACCGGAGTGAGCCAACGTCCGGTTGCATTGTTTGCCGATGGTGAGGGTGGAGCTTTCGTCTTTTGGGCGGAAGATCGTGATGGTGATGGTATTCAGGAAATGTTCGGGAATCGAATTTCGGCAGATGGCCAGTGCCTTTGGGGAGAGAACGGAAGGAAGTTCGCGGTATATGAGAACAATCAAATTTGGACACAGGTCGCAAGTGATATGAATGATGGCGTCTTTGTTGCGTACGAAAGGAAAATTGATCTCTATGTTCATCATTTGAACGGCAGTGGGGAGTTTTTATGGCCCGAGGCGATTAGAATGCCGATTGGGATTTGGGGTGTAATGACCAGTGATCATAATGGCGGATTTTTATGGACCGCTCAAGAACAAATTGAGTATCTGCCTCCGTGGGGTGCGCTTTATCGAACCCGAGTATTTAGATATGACTTTTCAGCGCAGAGCATCTGGTCAGATGCGGGCATTGCGATTACGGACTCGGCCGTTGGATCGCAAGCGCCGGAAGTCATCGTTAACAATCAGGGCGATATCATAGTCATTTTTTCACGTTTACACCAGGCCAATCCCAGCATTTTTGCACAACGGCTAGATTTTAAGGGAGAATTGAAGATGGGATATGGAGGGCAGTCTGTTGTAAATGATTATCGCGACTACCCTGCCCTTCGCACCCTTAGCCAAACCTGCCTTGGAACGAATGGAAACGTCATGGTTGTTTGGCACGATTGGCGTATGCAAACTAGAAACATATACGTACAGTTGTTTTATGAACGGAGCCTGTTGAGCGTAGATCAGCCCGTTAGTTCTCGCCCCGATGTTGAATGGGATCACCGCGTGAGCTCGGATGGTAATGGAGGTTGTATTGTTGCCTGGTATGAGATAGGCACAGGCAGTGGATGGGGAATCTTCGCGCAGCAAGTTAGTAGGAACGGAAAATTGGGTGAAATCATTATAACCTCAGTTGTAGCCAACAAAACTGAACCGGCAAAAGAAAAATTCCCCATATCGGTTGCTGTATTCCCGAACCCATTTTCAGAAACCATACAATTCCGTTTGACTGGCTCTGAAGGATCACCAATAAAAATCCAGGTTTTTGATCTTACTGGAAAAATTGTGTATGACCAAAATATCAATTTCGAAAGAAGTCAGGCTGTGAGCATGAACTGGGATGGCCGGGATATAAAAGGGAAACTTCTGCCTTCCGGGATATATTTACTCAGAGGCCGGACTAGCCATCAATCAACCGCTCAAAAAATCGTTTTAATCAGATGATCGGCAGAAAAACCATGAAACCAAGAATCCGTATCACGCCGTTGCTGCTAATTTTCATCCTGGCCGTTGAGCTGCAATCTCAACCTCAAGCCGGTTTACAGTCATTTGGTTTGGATGGAAAAAACATCGATTGGCTCGCTGCTCCTTCCACCCACGTTTCCGCACGTCCCTATCTTTATGCAACAACTCCGGAAGGAATATTTCGGCGGGACACTTCCACACCAGACTCAATCTGGATGAATTTGGGCTTGGAAGGAAAACATATAACCGCCATCGATATTCAAGTGCGGGGTATCGGTCCAGCAATTTTTCAAACGCCGATAGTTGCTGTCTCCATCGATTATCCAAGCCCCGATTCCATCCCCATATACCGTCTCGCAGATCAAACCTGGGTTCCAGCGGACTCCGGCATCATCGATGCCATTAGTGCCCTGACGAGTTTTGCTTCAAGCGGACATGAGCCGCCCGGTTTGGCCTTTGCTGCCGGGTTATCCAGCTTGCTTTTTCGTGCCAGCACAGCAAACTCGGTATGGACGGAAATTTATAACGGCGGTATCGGCCCGGGATTCACGGTGTTGCAAGCGCATCAAACTGAAACGGGTAAAATAATCTGGGTGGGAGGATTTGACAGCCACAGCTACCTGGCGCTTTTTGGTAAACTCGATGAAAACGGGGAGGCGCTGCTTTGGGGTTCATTTCCACGCACGAGCTTGGAAAGCTCTTGTTACGCTTTCGCTTTTCATCCATATGATTCGCAACGTGTATATGCTGCCGTCACCGGCGCCGTGCTCCGCACGGAAGATGGCGGGATGAACTGGCAGTTCACCGGTTTGAGCGACGAGCAAACGGATTTTTACAGTTTGTGTGCAGACCATTTTATACCAGGCTACCTTTTTGCCGTTGGCGCCTCGCACGCTGATAATATCTCAAAGTTTTGGGAAAGCCGCGATGATGGTGAAACCTGGCAGGAAATTCAAGAAATTTCCACGCTTTCACCGCAGGGCATGCGCGTGCTGGCGGATCCGAAAAAAGAAGGCAGGATTTACATTGGCACAGCAGGAAAGGGCATTTGGCAGTATCGACTTGGAATGGTTTCCGTTGCTGCGCGCGCGAGCAGCTTGCCAATCAGCGGTTATACTTTGTCGCAAAATTATCCTAATCCTTTCAGCATTGAAACGCGCATCCGAATCAATCTGCCAAAAAATGCACCGGTGAAGATTCAGGTATTCAACACTGCCGGGCAAGAAATCCGCTTGTTGCATGAAGCCAGCATGAATGCAGGGGTATATGATTTCCACTGGGATGGGCGAAATCAACTTGATCAATCCGTCCCCAATGGAGTATACTTCTACCGTCTCGAAACCAGTCAGGGAACTGTGACACGAAAGATGTTGTTATTCAGAGTCAAGTGAGTTGAACTAACAAAAATGGAGGTATGCGATGTCTGCCAAATTAAAACAGTTTATTACTGCTGTGATGGCGGCTTTTGTATTAACAACAATCATTAGCCCATCATCAGCGCAAGACTACACCGGCGCGCCAGACTGTTTCGCCACAGCCGGCTCATCTATTGCTGGCCCCAATAATCGGCCGTCGTTGCCGGCAACCATTTCGCTGGGCATTATACTGGTTAAGTTCACGGATCGCACCAACTATGCAGGAGGAAGTCGCCCGAACGGCTATTTGAAATCAGATTTCGAAAATATGCTGTTCTCTGATGATTTCTATCTCAGCTCAACGCATCATCCCGAAAACGAAAGTGTCTATGGCAGCGTGAAGGACTGGTATCAAGAGAATTCCCATAGTCTCGTACAAATTACTGGATCCGTTATCAATGAGGCAGATGCCAATGGTGTAATCACGTGGCTGGAGCTGGGAAACACCAGCGCTTATAGTAATAACGAACGGAAAATGATGGTCGATGCTATTAATGATGCGGCCACGGTGATGAATTGGGATTGCAATTACAATATCATCGC from the Cytophagia bacterium CHB2 genome contains:
- a CDS encoding beta-lactamase family protein yields the protein MKLRTTFLSAKAVGTLTPTRRDTKPTPGLSLRFSTALRLCARFFLSNSSAVTYWAILFAFNVATVAQTDTPQNKLPESAAGRRVAAYIESFNSGDEAAVREFQSKNFASTILQRRSEAERLQMYRQIHGNLGRLTLRRVLQAKNDAISILVAAANGEWLRCDFNFEAAAPHKITSLSIDQTEAGDESVSDSPAPNSELELVNDVSAYLDELVQADEFSGVVLLAKNGKPVFQRAYGFASQAYQAFNRVDTKFNLGSINKIFTKIAICQLAEQGRLAFDDPIGKHLPDYPNQQAAEKVTILHLLNMSSGIGDIFNDKYANLPKDRLRTLKDYLPLFAGDPLAFEPGTRRQYSNGGYIVLGAIIEAVSGEDYFDYVRAHIFKPAGMENTGSFEADAIVPNLATGYTLRAGGSGERRSNVYTKPARGSSAGGGYSTAEDLLKFTLALQNLKLLSSEYTKWLLSGMDSAPLAHAQKATVPITEGNLGIAGGAPGINAILDMDVDSGYTLIVLSNYDPPSAEKVGRQIRGRLPRLEN
- a CDS encoding PDZ domain-containing protein, which codes for MKIHQQKEKSMRLIFTKKLAAMILILTIVSAAAQERTVVRDSTGGRSFTFTSMAAGPGGVFNLPELGAVIIGGEKEIKVEAVLPAEHRPKAYKDIDLQSGDLILMMNAKRVKSAKEIEEIYNGLKAGEEVKLGIKRKEERFIASFAKADPKDLPQRMMMVMDSDNAGGQAGPTRRIMMGGREFTGDVAPLPGLGIIAGSKAGGEVRVLDLMPNASQVIGSAGIKKDDVILALNGEKIKSAVQLGELYEKIAVGAKLKLHYRRGDKAMTASLVKPDAPAGATIRREVRQ
- a CDS encoding HAMP domain-containing histidine kinase; this translates as MRLKQKTIGAIALLTTLALLGLVLVQFQLLRNAVQLKEQAFRENVQDALNKIVDKLETRETVGKVFSIALDAERPAHKGMLKIQAMAIADTLIEVDSLPSNEDILFPRQPLKVEGSKITYTLPSRQQVSLRIFDALGREDTVLVDALQPAGTYHVFVDSSRYNTGEYFYKFTADSSSTVLRFKDGTAGGALPGTLAFEKREEIVWRVLNRLAPAQHDPIAKRLAPAKLDSIIAYQLNENGIALEYAYGVIAAPDSISLATPAHYQQNLRASPFKSRLFPHDLFAPRSDLVLFFPSQRLYLLKQVSAPLAATVILMAIIVFCFVFTIRTIFKQKRFTTQITDFINNMTHEFKTPISTIALASEALQKPEVGQQPERLLRYSRIIHDENLRMRHQVDKILQMAILEEGDYELSLAPVAVHNIISQAVENIALQIENRKGRITCKLEAGRDVIEADAVHLANIVHNLLENANKYSPHAPQIVISTENHDGGINLVIADQGRGIKPEDQKMVFEKYYRVHTGNVHDVKGFGLGLSYVKLMVEAHGGRVALESEYQKGTAVKIFLPFTQPQKGSAAV
- a CDS encoding response regulator transcription factor — translated: MDPKRILLLEDDPNLGFLLQENLELQGFAVRRCVNGVEGGAAYQAEKFDLCLVDIMMPQKDGFMFAAELRERDQNTPIIFLTAKSLKEDKIAGFKIGCDDYITKPFSLEELVLRIQAVLKRVAPDAASPAETGQFLLGRYVFDSVRHTLQLGGQQQKLTQKEAELLRLLCLHVNHVLEREVALRLIWGDNSYFNGRSMDVFISKLRKYLGEDKGIEIMNVHGKGFKLVVQPHRKQ
- a CDS encoding T9SS type A sorting domain-containing protein — its product is MKKISYVIFSFLLSSSANSQTFQNFISRVTNAPQAQRDALVDSFMAANPVLPLRENDMAHFIYRGTATRVNVPGDANGWDASAFAMTRLSTTSLWYHSRTFESDARLDYKFVVNGSNWILDPRNPHQVSGGFGPNSELRMPEYVPPPEIQFYAGIPHGSLRDTSFFSINLNNSRTIRVYTPPDYAASSERYPVVLFHDGLEFISLAQANNVIDYLISQNRIAPIIAVFVPPVNRREEYATNLQHAFTAFIATEVMPWVDQRYRTRTDPASRAVLGSSDGGNISLWLGYAHPEIFGNIAALSSNVENNISTGFQNSPKLNLKFYLDMGTYDIAVLLTRMNNFLPILQAKGYVYQYLEFHEGHSWGNWRAHIDNALEMFFPGSAVGVNEPTENPPQRFGLHQNYPNPFNRSTERSRRSPTTAIEYEIAQASQMSLAIYNIQGQLVQTLFDGMQSAGRHAALWEGKNNFGERQASGIYFYRLQIGGRVVDMRRMILLR
- a CDS encoding T9SS type A sorting domain-containing protein → MKPFRNCNRFFLLFMLGMLICSSEAPAQWSTDPAQNLKVAFGGINPEISIDGDGGCFIVWETGAAGNRRLLRMQHLNRYGYKSLPEEGISLATGEFDQSTPFFLTYGSEGTAIVLFYDTRMINGQWVARSLAQRVDTTGALLWGNAAVELSETGVSQRPVALFADGEGGAFVFWAEDRDGDGIQEMFGNRISADGQCLWGENGRKFAVYENNQIWTQVASDMNDGVFVAYERKIDLYVHHLNGSGEFLWPEAIRMPIGIWGVMTSDHNGGFLWTAQEQIEYLPPWGALYRTRVFRYDFSAQSIWSDAGIAITDSAVGSQAPEVIVNNQGDIIVIFSRLHQANPSIFAQRLDFKGELKMGYGGQSVVNDYRDYPALRTLSQTCLGTNGNVMVVWHDWRMQTRNIYVQLFYERSLLSVDQPVSSRPDVEWDHRVSSDGNGGCIVAWYEIGTGSGWGIFAQQVSRNGKLGEIIITSVVANKTEPAKEKFPISVAVFPNPFSETIQFRLTGSEGSPIKIQVFDLTGKIVYDQNINFERSQAVSMNWDGRDIKGKLLPSGIYLLRGRTSHQSTAQKIVLIR
- a CDS encoding T9SS type A sorting domain-containing protein codes for the protein MIGRKTMKPRIRITPLLLIFILAVELQSQPQAGLQSFGLDGKNIDWLAAPSTHVSARPYLYATTPEGIFRRDTSTPDSIWMNLGLEGKHITAIDIQVRGIGPAIFQTPIVAVSIDYPSPDSIPIYRLADQTWVPADSGIIDAISALTSFASSGHEPPGLAFAAGLSSLLFRASTANSVWTEIYNGGIGPGFTVLQAHQTETGKIIWVGGFDSHSYLALFGKLDENGEALLWGSFPRTSLESSCYAFAFHPYDSQRVYAAVTGAVLRTEDGGMNWQFTGLSDEQTDFYSLCADHFIPGYLFAVGASHADNISKFWESRDDGETWQEIQEISTLSPQGMRVLADPKKEGRIYIGTAGKGIWQYRLGMVSVAARASSLPISGYTLSQNYPNPFSIETRIRINLPKNAPVKIQVFNTAGQEIRLLHEASMNAGVYDFHWDGRNQLDQSVPNGVYFYRLETSQGTVTRKMLLFRVK